The following coding sequences lie in one Arabidopsis thaliana chromosome 3, partial sequence genomic window:
- the WNK2 gene encoding with no lysine (K) kinase 2, translating into MNGEESFVEDCSVFVEIDPSGRYGRYDEILGKGASKTVYRAFDEYEGIEVAWNQVKLRNFTRNPEELEKFFREIHLLKTLNHQNIMKFYTSWVDTNNLSINFVTELFTSGTLRQYRLRHRRVNIRAVKQWCKQILKGLLYLHSRSPPIIHRDLKCDNIFINGNQGEVKIGDLGLAAILRKSHAVRCVGTSKPSHHWNFIALIMFFTTLDLPLLCLCVVKGTPEFMAPEVYDEEYNELVDVYAFGMCVLEMVTFDYPYSECTHPAQIYKKVTSGKKPEAFYLVKDPEVREFVEKCLANVTCRLTALELLQDPFLQDDNMDGFVMRPIDYYNGYDETGVFLRHPLIDDPLYHDQFESSQICEIDLFANDDEDHVDISIKGKRNGDDGIFLRLRISDAEGRIRNIYFPFETAIDTAWSVAVEMVSELDITNQDVAKIAEMIDAEIAALVPDWKNDTESSQNVNNNKNNNTAGFCGECASNGYIQETVSSGEKSHHNHHEFDSSEDKSCSSVHGRFADMWGLRESYSDDGEKQSSRKVRSGRWSENEMRRELRWLKARHKIQLMKMRGQTICETPIEISLTPGTSVSLPLLYRAISLPVDAVDM; encoded by the exons atgAATGGTGAAGAAAGCTTTGTAGaagattgctctgtttttgttgagATTGATCCTTCTGGAAGATATGGAAGA TACGATGAAATACTTGGCAAAGGAGCTTCAAAGACAGT ATACAGAGCATTTGATGAGTATGAAGGTATAGAAGTAGCATGGAACCAAGTAAAGCTTCGAAATTTCACAAGGAATCCTGAGGAATTAGAGAAGTTTTTCAGAGAGATTCATCTTCTCAAGACTTTGAATCATCAAAACATTATGAAATTCTACACTTCTTGGGTTGATACCAACaatttatcaatcaattttgTCACTGAACTCTTCACCTCTGGTACTCTCAGACA GTATAGGTTGAGACATAGAAGAGTGAATATTAGAGCAGTGAAGCAATGGTGCAAGCAGATTTTAAAAGGGCTTCTTTATTTACATAGTCGTTCTCCACCAATTATACATAGAGATCTCAAATGTgataacattttcatcaatGGAAACCAAGGTGAAGTCAAGATCGGTGACCTTGGACTCGCTGCGATTCTTCGTAAATCACATGCCGTTCGTTGCGTTGGTACTTCAAAACCTTCACATCATTGGAACTTTATTgctttaattatgttttttacaACTTTGGACCTACCTTTACTATGTTTATGTGTTGTTAAAGGAACCCCTGAGTTTATGGCTCCAGAAGTGTATGATGAGGAATATAATGAGTTGGTTGATGTATATGCTTTTGGCATGTGTGTGTTGGAGATGGTTACTTTTGATTATCCTTACAGTGAATGTACTCACCCGGCACAAATCTACAAGAAAGTTACCTCG GGGAAAAAGCCTGAAGCTTTTTACTTAGTGAAGGATCCTGAGGTTCGTGAGTTTGTTGAGAAGTGTTTAGCTAACGTGACGTGTAGGCTAACGGCATTGGAGCTTTTACAAGACCCTTTTCTACAAGATGATAATATGGATGGATTTGTTATGAGACCTATTGATTACTACAATGGTTATGATGAAACTGGTGTGTTCCTTAGACATCCTTTGATTGATGATCCTCTTTACCATGATCAGTTTGAGTCGTCACAGATATGTGAGATCGATCTTTTCGCTAACGATGATGAAGATCATGTCGACATTTCGATTAAAGGGAAGAGAAACGGTGATGATGGGATATTCTTGAGACTTAGAATATCTGATGCTGAAG GACGGATAAGGAACATTTACTTCCCGTTTGAGACGGCTATTGATACTGCATGGAGTGTAGCGGTTGAGATGGTGTCAGAGCTCGACATAACGAATCAAGATGTTGCGAAAATCGCGGAGATGATCGATGCAGAGATTGCTGCATTGGTGCCTGATTGGAAAAATGATACAGAAAGTTCCCAAAatgtaaacaacaacaagaacaacaacactGCAGGATTCTGTGGAGAGTGTGCTTCAAACGGGTATATACAAGAGACTGTATCATCAGGAGAAAAAtctcatcataatcatcatgaGTTCGATAGTTCTGAAGACAAGAGCTGTTCTTCGGTTCACGGTAGGTTTGCGGATATGTGGGGTTTGCGAGAATCATATTCTGATGATGGAGAAAAACAGAGCTCAAGGAAGGTTAGAAGTGGACGGTGGTCGGAGAATGAGATGAGACGAGAACTGAGATGGCTTAAGGCAAGGCACAAGATTCAACTTATGAAAATGAGAGGTCAAACGATCTGCGAGACACCGATAGAGATCTCTCTTACACCGGGAACTTCAGTTTCGTTACCTCTTCTTTACAGGGCTATATCACTTCCTGTGGATGCCGTGGATATGTGA
- the WNK2 gene encoding with no lysine (K) kinase 2, which produces MVLVKCDWVRSLTSCLLIIVTRWALKEKNTCFLIYSSPFKHLIFSSSTISTNSKHLSLFLSHTQNCRRRRVMNGEESFVEDCSVFVEIDPSGRYGRYDEILGKGASKTVYRAFDEYEGIEVAWNQVKLRNFTRNPEELEKFFREIHLLKTLNHQNIMKFYTSWVDTNNLSINFVTELFTSGTLRQYRLRHRRVNIRAVKQWCKQILKGLLYLHSRSPPIIHRDLKCDNIFINGNQGEVKIGDLGLAAILRKSHAVRCVGTPEFMAPEVYDEEYNELVDVYAFGMCVLEMVTFDYPYSECTHPAQIYKKVTSGKKPEAFYLVKDPEVREFVEKCLANVTCRLTALELLQDPFLQDDNMDGFVMRPIDYYNGYDETGVFLRHPLIDDPLYHDQFESSQICEIDLFANDDEDHVDISIKGKRNGDDGIFLRLRISDAEGIVSIFFDSFKIIGLKNVTRFRVLGNVGRIRNIYFPFETAIDTAWSVAVEMVSELDITNQDVAKIAEMIDAEIAALVPDWKNDTESSQNVNNNKNNNTAGFCGECASNGYIQETVSSGEKSHHNHHEFDSSEDKSCSSVHGRFADMWGLRESYSDDGEKQSSRKVRSGRWSENEMRRELRWLKARHKIQLMKMRGQTICETPIEISLTPGTSVSLPLLYRAISLPVDAVDM; this is translated from the exons ATGGTGTTGGTAAAGTGTGATTGGGTAAGAAGCCTAACTAGTTGTCTGTTGATAATTGTCACTAGGTGGGcacttaaagaaaaaaacacttgtTTCCTTATATATTCTTCTCCCTTTAAACATTTAATCTTTTCCTCTTCTACCATCTCCACAAATTCCaaacatctctctctctttctctctcacacacaaaattgcagaagaagaagagtcatgAATGGTGAAGAAAGCTTTGTAGaagattgctctgtttttgttgagATTGATCCTTCTGGAAGATATGGAAGA TACGATGAAATACTTGGCAAAGGAGCTTCAAAGACAGT ATACAGAGCATTTGATGAGTATGAAGGTATAGAAGTAGCATGGAACCAAGTAAAGCTTCGAAATTTCACAAGGAATCCTGAGGAATTAGAGAAGTTTTTCAGAGAGATTCATCTTCTCAAGACTTTGAATCATCAAAACATTATGAAATTCTACACTTCTTGGGTTGATACCAACaatttatcaatcaattttgTCACTGAACTCTTCACCTCTGGTACTCTCAGACA GTATAGGTTGAGACATAGAAGAGTGAATATTAGAGCAGTGAAGCAATGGTGCAAGCAGATTTTAAAAGGGCTTCTTTATTTACATAGTCGTTCTCCACCAATTATACATAGAGATCTCAAATGTgataacattttcatcaatGGAAACCAAGGTGAAGTCAAGATCGGTGACCTTGGACTCGCTGCGATTCTTCGTAAATCACATGCCGTTCGTTGCGTTG GAACCCCTGAGTTTATGGCTCCAGAAGTGTATGATGAGGAATATAATGAGTTGGTTGATGTATATGCTTTTGGCATGTGTGTGTTGGAGATGGTTACTTTTGATTATCCTTACAGTGAATGTACTCACCCGGCACAAATCTACAAGAAAGTTACCTCG GGGAAAAAGCCTGAAGCTTTTTACTTAGTGAAGGATCCTGAGGTTCGTGAGTTTGTTGAGAAGTGTTTAGCTAACGTGACGTGTAGGCTAACGGCATTGGAGCTTTTACAAGACCCTTTTCTACAAGATGATAATATGGATGGATTTGTTATGAGACCTATTGATTACTACAATGGTTATGATGAAACTGGTGTGTTCCTTAGACATCCTTTGATTGATGATCCTCTTTACCATGATCAGTTTGAGTCGTCACAGATATGTGAGATCGATCTTTTCGCTAACGATGATGAAGATCATGTCGACATTTCGATTAAAGGGAAGAGAAACGGTGATGATGGGATATTCTTGAGACTTAGAATATCTGATGCTGAAGGTatagtttcaatctttttcgATAGTTTTAAAATCATCGGTCTTAAAAACGTAACACGCTTTCGAGTTTTGGGTAATGTAGGACGGATAAGGAACATTTACTTCCCGTTTGAGACGGCTATTGATACTGCATGGAGTGTAGCGGTTGAGATGGTGTCAGAGCTCGACATAACGAATCAAGATGTTGCGAAAATCGCGGAGATGATCGATGCAGAGATTGCTGCATTGGTGCCTGATTGGAAAAATGATACAGAAAGTTCCCAAAatgtaaacaacaacaagaacaacaacactGCAGGATTCTGTGGAGAGTGTGCTTCAAACGGGTATATACAAGAGACTGTATCATCAGGAGAAAAAtctcatcataatcatcatgaGTTCGATAGTTCTGAAGACAAGAGCTGTTCTTCGGTTCACGGTAGGTTTGCGGATATGTGGGGTTTGCGAGAATCATATTCTGATGATGGAGAAAAACAGAGCTCAAGGAAGGTTAGAAGTGGACGGTGGTCGGAGAATGAGATGAGACGAGAACTGAGATGGCTTAAGGCAAGGCACAAGATTCAACTTATGAAAATGAGAGGTCAAACGATCTGCGAGACACCGATAGAGATCTCTCTTACACCGGGAACTTCAGTTTCGTTACCTCTTCTTTACAGGGCTATATCACTTCCTGTGGATGCCGTGGATATGTGA
- the WNK2 gene encoding with no lysine (K) kinase 2, whose amino-acid sequence MNGEESFVEDCSVFVEIDPSGRYGRYDEILGKGASKTVYRAFDEYEGIEVAWNQVKLRNFTRNPEELEKFFREIHLLKTLNHQNIMKFYTSWVDTNNLSINFVTELFTSGTLRQYRLRHRRVNIRAVKQWCKQILKGLLYLHSRSPPIIHRDLKCDNIFINGNQGEVKIGDLGLAAILRKSHAVRCVGTPEFMAPEVYDEEYNELVDVYAFGMCVLEMVTFDYPYSECTHPAQIYKKVTSGKKPEAFYLVKDPEVREFVEKCLANVTCRLTALELLQDPFLQDDNMDGFVMRPIDYYNGYDETGVFLRHPLIDDPLYHDQFESSQICEIDLFANDDEDHVDISIKGKRNGDDGIFLRLRISDAEGIVSIFFDSFKIIGLKNVTRFRVLGNVGRIRNIYFPFETAIDTAWSVAVEMVSELDITNQDVAKIAEMIDAEIAALVPDWKNDTESSQNVNNNKNNNTAGFCGECASNGYIQETVSSGEKSHHNHHEFDSSEDKSCSSVHGRFADMWGLRESYSDDGEKQSSRKVRSGRWSENEMRRELRWLKARHKIQLMKMRGQTICETPIEISLTPGTSVSLPLLYRAISLPVDAVDM is encoded by the exons atgAATGGTGAAGAAAGCTTTGTAGaagattgctctgtttttgttgagATTGATCCTTCTGGAAGATATGGAAGA TACGATGAAATACTTGGCAAAGGAGCTTCAAAGACAGT ATACAGAGCATTTGATGAGTATGAAGGTATAGAAGTAGCATGGAACCAAGTAAAGCTTCGAAATTTCACAAGGAATCCTGAGGAATTAGAGAAGTTTTTCAGAGAGATTCATCTTCTCAAGACTTTGAATCATCAAAACATTATGAAATTCTACACTTCTTGGGTTGATACCAACaatttatcaatcaattttgTCACTGAACTCTTCACCTCTGGTACTCTCAGACA GTATAGGTTGAGACATAGAAGAGTGAATATTAGAGCAGTGAAGCAATGGTGCAAGCAGATTTTAAAAGGGCTTCTTTATTTACATAGTCGTTCTCCACCAATTATACATAGAGATCTCAAATGTgataacattttcatcaatGGAAACCAAGGTGAAGTCAAGATCGGTGACCTTGGACTCGCTGCGATTCTTCGTAAATCACATGCCGTTCGTTGCGTTG GAACCCCTGAGTTTATGGCTCCAGAAGTGTATGATGAGGAATATAATGAGTTGGTTGATGTATATGCTTTTGGCATGTGTGTGTTGGAGATGGTTACTTTTGATTATCCTTACAGTGAATGTACTCACCCGGCACAAATCTACAAGAAAGTTACCTCG GGGAAAAAGCCTGAAGCTTTTTACTTAGTGAAGGATCCTGAGGTTCGTGAGTTTGTTGAGAAGTGTTTAGCTAACGTGACGTGTAGGCTAACGGCATTGGAGCTTTTACAAGACCCTTTTCTACAAGATGATAATATGGATGGATTTGTTATGAGACCTATTGATTACTACAATGGTTATGATGAAACTGGTGTGTTCCTTAGACATCCTTTGATTGATGATCCTCTTTACCATGATCAGTTTGAGTCGTCACAGATATGTGAGATCGATCTTTTCGCTAACGATGATGAAGATCATGTCGACATTTCGATTAAAGGGAAGAGAAACGGTGATGATGGGATATTCTTGAGACTTAGAATATCTGATGCTGAAGGTatagtttcaatctttttcgATAGTTTTAAAATCATCGGTCTTAAAAACGTAACACGCTTTCGAGTTTTGGGTAATGTAGGACGGATAAGGAACATTTACTTCCCGTTTGAGACGGCTATTGATACTGCATGGAGTGTAGCGGTTGAGATGGTGTCAGAGCTCGACATAACGAATCAAGATGTTGCGAAAATCGCGGAGATGATCGATGCAGAGATTGCTGCATTGGTGCCTGATTGGAAAAATGATACAGAAAGTTCCCAAAatgtaaacaacaacaagaacaacaacactGCAGGATTCTGTGGAGAGTGTGCTTCAAACGGGTATATACAAGAGACTGTATCATCAGGAGAAAAAtctcatcataatcatcatgaGTTCGATAGTTCTGAAGACAAGAGCTGTTCTTCGGTTCACGGTAGGTTTGCGGATATGTGGGGTTTGCGAGAATCATATTCTGATGATGGAGAAAAACAGAGCTCAAGGAAGGTTAGAAGTGGACGGTGGTCGGAGAATGAGATGAGACGAGAACTGAGATGGCTTAAGGCAAGGCACAAGATTCAACTTATGAAAATGAGAGGTCAAACGATCTGCGAGACACCGATAGAGATCTCTCTTACACCGGGAACTTCAGTTTCGTTACCTCTTCTTTACAGGGCTATATCACTTCCTGTGGATGCCGTGGATATGTGA
- the WNK2 gene encoding with no lysine (K) kinase 2 (with no lysine (K) kinase 2 (WNK2); CONTAINS InterPro DOMAIN/s: Protein kinase, catalytic domain (InterPro:IPR000719), Serine/threonine-protein kinase domain (InterPro:IPR002290), Tyrosine-protein kinase, catalytic domain (InterPro:IPR020635), Serine/threonine-protein kinase-like domain (InterPro:IPR017442), Protein kinase-like domain (InterPro:IPR011009), Serine/threonine-protein kinase, active site (InterPro:IPR008271); BEST Arabidopsis thaliana protein match is: with no lysine (K) kinase 1 (TAIR:AT3G04910.1); Has 103279 Blast hits to 102406 proteins in 3863 species: Archae - 91; Bacteria - 9763; Metazoa - 38283; Fungi - 9889; Plants - 28050; Viruses - 396; Other Eukaryotes - 16807 (source: NCBI BLink).), translated as MNGEESFVEDCSVFVEIDPSGRYGRYDEILGKGASKTVYRAFDEYEGIEVAWNQVKLRNFTRNPEELEKFFREIHLLKTLNHQNIMKFYTSWVDTNNLSINFVTELFTSGTLRQYRLRHRRVNIRAVKQWCKQILKGLLYLHSRSPPIIHRDLKCDNIFINGNQGEVKIGDLGLAAILRKSHAVRCVGTPEFMAPEVYDEEYNELVDVYAFGMCVLEMVTFDYPYSECTHPAQIYKKVTSGKKPEAFYLVKDPEVREFVEKCLANVTCRLTALELLQDPFLQDDNMDGFVMRPIDYYNGYDETGVFLRHPLIDDPLYHDQFESSQICEIDLFANDDEDHVDISIKGKRNGDDGIFLRLRISDAEGRIRNIYFPFETAIDTAWSVAVEMVSELDITNQDVAKIAEMIDAEIAALVPDWKNDTESSQNVNNNKNNNTAGFCGECASNGYIQETVSSGEKSHHNHHEFDSSEDKSCSSVHGRFADMWGLRESYSDDGEKQSSRKVRSGRWSENEMRRELRWLKARHKIQLMKMRGQTICETPIEISLTPGTSVSLPLLYRAISLPVDAVDM; from the exons atgAATGGTGAAGAAAGCTTTGTAGaagattgctctgtttttgttgagATTGATCCTTCTGGAAGATATGGAAGA TACGATGAAATACTTGGCAAAGGAGCTTCAAAGACAGT ATACAGAGCATTTGATGAGTATGAAGGTATAGAAGTAGCATGGAACCAAGTAAAGCTTCGAAATTTCACAAGGAATCCTGAGGAATTAGAGAAGTTTTTCAGAGAGATTCATCTTCTCAAGACTTTGAATCATCAAAACATTATGAAATTCTACACTTCTTGGGTTGATACCAACaatttatcaatcaattttgTCACTGAACTCTTCACCTCTGGTACTCTCAGACA GTATAGGTTGAGACATAGAAGAGTGAATATTAGAGCAGTGAAGCAATGGTGCAAGCAGATTTTAAAAGGGCTTCTTTATTTACATAGTCGTTCTCCACCAATTATACATAGAGATCTCAAATGTgataacattttcatcaatGGAAACCAAGGTGAAGTCAAGATCGGTGACCTTGGACTCGCTGCGATTCTTCGTAAATCACATGCCGTTCGTTGCGTTG GAACCCCTGAGTTTATGGCTCCAGAAGTGTATGATGAGGAATATAATGAGTTGGTTGATGTATATGCTTTTGGCATGTGTGTGTTGGAGATGGTTACTTTTGATTATCCTTACAGTGAATGTACTCACCCGGCACAAATCTACAAGAAAGTTACCTCG GGGAAAAAGCCTGAAGCTTTTTACTTAGTGAAGGATCCTGAGGTTCGTGAGTTTGTTGAGAAGTGTTTAGCTAACGTGACGTGTAGGCTAACGGCATTGGAGCTTTTACAAGACCCTTTTCTACAAGATGATAATATGGATGGATTTGTTATGAGACCTATTGATTACTACAATGGTTATGATGAAACTGGTGTGTTCCTTAGACATCCTTTGATTGATGATCCTCTTTACCATGATCAGTTTGAGTCGTCACAGATATGTGAGATCGATCTTTTCGCTAACGATGATGAAGATCATGTCGACATTTCGATTAAAGGGAAGAGAAACGGTGATGATGGGATATTCTTGAGACTTAGAATATCTGATGCTGAAG GACGGATAAGGAACATTTACTTCCCGTTTGAGACGGCTATTGATACTGCATGGAGTGTAGCGGTTGAGATGGTGTCAGAGCTCGACATAACGAATCAAGATGTTGCGAAAATCGCGGAGATGATCGATGCAGAGATTGCTGCATTGGTGCCTGATTGGAAAAATGATACAGAAAGTTCCCAAAatgtaaacaacaacaagaacaacaacactGCAGGATTCTGTGGAGAGTGTGCTTCAAACGGGTATATACAAGAGACTGTATCATCAGGAGAAAAAtctcatcataatcatcatgaGTTCGATAGTTCTGAAGACAAGAGCTGTTCTTCGGTTCACGGTAGGTTTGCGGATATGTGGGGTTTGCGAGAATCATATTCTGATGATGGAGAAAAACAGAGCTCAAGGAAGGTTAGAAGTGGACGGTGGTCGGAGAATGAGATGAGACGAGAACTGAGATGGCTTAAGGCAAGGCACAAGATTCAACTTATGAAAATGAGAGGTCAAACGATCTGCGAGACACCGATAGAGATCTCTCTTACACCGGGAACTTCAGTTTCGTTACCTCTTCTTTACAGGGCTATATCACTTCCTGTGGATGCCGTGGATATGTGA
- the WNK2 gene encoding with no lysine (K) kinase 2, whose product MVLVKCDWVRSLTSCLLIIVTRWALKEKNTCFLIYSSPFKHLIFSSSTISTNSKHLSLFLSHTQNCRRRRVMNGEESFVEDCSVFVEIDPSGRYGRYDEILGKGASKTVYRAFDEYEGIEVAWNQVKLRNFTRNPEELEKFFREIHLLKTLNHQNIMKFYTSWVDTNNLSINFVTELFTSGTLRQYRLRHRRVNIRAVKQWCKQILKGLLYLHSRSPPIIHRDLKCDNIFINGNQGEVKIGDLGLAAILRKSHAVRCVGTPEFMAPEVYDEEYNELVDVYAFGMCVLEMVTFDYPYSECTHPAQIYKKVTSGKKPEAFYLVKDPEVREFVEKCLANVTCRLTALELLQDPFLQDDNMDGFVMRPIDYYNGYDETGVFLRHPLIDDPLYHDQFESSQICEIDLFANDDEDHVDISIKGKRNGDDGIFLRLRISDAEGRIRNIYFPFETAIDTAWSVAVEMVSELDITNQDVAKIAEMIDAEIAALVPDWKNDTESSQNVNNNKNNNTAGFCGECASNGYIQETVSSGEKSHHNHHEFDSSEDKSCSSVHGRFADMWGLRESYSDDGEKQSSRKVRSGRWSENEMRRELRWLKARHKIQLMKMRGQTICETPIEISLTPGTSVSLPLLYRAISLPVDAVDM is encoded by the exons ATGGTGTTGGTAAAGTGTGATTGGGTAAGAAGCCTAACTAGTTGTCTGTTGATAATTGTCACTAGGTGGGcacttaaagaaaaaaacacttgtTTCCTTATATATTCTTCTCCCTTTAAACATTTAATCTTTTCCTCTTCTACCATCTCCACAAATTCCaaacatctctctctctttctctctcacacacaaaattgcagaagaagaagagtcatgAATGGTGAAGAAAGCTTTGTAGaagattgctctgtttttgttgagATTGATCCTTCTGGAAGATATGGAAGA TACGATGAAATACTTGGCAAAGGAGCTTCAAAGACAGT ATACAGAGCATTTGATGAGTATGAAGGTATAGAAGTAGCATGGAACCAAGTAAAGCTTCGAAATTTCACAAGGAATCCTGAGGAATTAGAGAAGTTTTTCAGAGAGATTCATCTTCTCAAGACTTTGAATCATCAAAACATTATGAAATTCTACACTTCTTGGGTTGATACCAACaatttatcaatcaattttgTCACTGAACTCTTCACCTCTGGTACTCTCAGACA GTATAGGTTGAGACATAGAAGAGTGAATATTAGAGCAGTGAAGCAATGGTGCAAGCAGATTTTAAAAGGGCTTCTTTATTTACATAGTCGTTCTCCACCAATTATACATAGAGATCTCAAATGTgataacattttcatcaatGGAAACCAAGGTGAAGTCAAGATCGGTGACCTTGGACTCGCTGCGATTCTTCGTAAATCACATGCCGTTCGTTGCGTTG GAACCCCTGAGTTTATGGCTCCAGAAGTGTATGATGAGGAATATAATGAGTTGGTTGATGTATATGCTTTTGGCATGTGTGTGTTGGAGATGGTTACTTTTGATTATCCTTACAGTGAATGTACTCACCCGGCACAAATCTACAAGAAAGTTACCTCG GGGAAAAAGCCTGAAGCTTTTTACTTAGTGAAGGATCCTGAGGTTCGTGAGTTTGTTGAGAAGTGTTTAGCTAACGTGACGTGTAGGCTAACGGCATTGGAGCTTTTACAAGACCCTTTTCTACAAGATGATAATATGGATGGATTTGTTATGAGACCTATTGATTACTACAATGGTTATGATGAAACTGGTGTGTTCCTTAGACATCCTTTGATTGATGATCCTCTTTACCATGATCAGTTTGAGTCGTCACAGATATGTGAGATCGATCTTTTCGCTAACGATGATGAAGATCATGTCGACATTTCGATTAAAGGGAAGAGAAACGGTGATGATGGGATATTCTTGAGACTTAGAATATCTGATGCTGAAG GACGGATAAGGAACATTTACTTCCCGTTTGAGACGGCTATTGATACTGCATGGAGTGTAGCGGTTGAGATGGTGTCAGAGCTCGACATAACGAATCAAGATGTTGCGAAAATCGCGGAGATGATCGATGCAGAGATTGCTGCATTGGTGCCTGATTGGAAAAATGATACAGAAAGTTCCCAAAatgtaaacaacaacaagaacaacaacactGCAGGATTCTGTGGAGAGTGTGCTTCAAACGGGTATATACAAGAGACTGTATCATCAGGAGAAAAAtctcatcataatcatcatgaGTTCGATAGTTCTGAAGACAAGAGCTGTTCTTCGGTTCACGGTAGGTTTGCGGATATGTGGGGTTTGCGAGAATCATATTCTGATGATGGAGAAAAACAGAGCTCAAGGAAGGTTAGAAGTGGACGGTGGTCGGAGAATGAGATGAGACGAGAACTGAGATGGCTTAAGGCAAGGCACAAGATTCAACTTATGAAAATGAGAGGTCAAACGATCTGCGAGACACCGATAGAGATCTCTCTTACACCGGGAACTTCAGTTTCGTTACCTCTTCTTTACAGGGCTATATCACTTCCTGTGGATGCCGTGGATATGTGA